The Caloenas nicobarica isolate bCalNic1 chromosome Z, bCalNic1.hap1, whole genome shotgun sequence genome has a segment encoding these proteins:
- the TMEM125 gene encoding transmembrane protein 125 — MPELAEMSTPRTPADADHIQRNILDEHVELWWFQDPKKSILCYGMAVVLILACGIGGIILLYSTSSRSGEWRLAVGTTLCLLALLVLLKQLLSSAIQDMNCIRSRDQIELLKSGGFSDCLVLLLSALVLLICGVVLTTLSTTTMQLSPARPLASMFTSGVVLLTAGSAILLCLLLYLLCTSCRQAAPRSLETGEIRVFTISGRLAANRRLPPTSSMANLI, encoded by the coding sequence ATGCCAGAGCTGGCAGAGATGAGCACCCCCCGCACCCCGGCAGACGCGGATCACATCCAGAGGAACATCCTGGATGAGCATGTGGAGCTCTGGTGGTTCCAGGACCCCAAGAAGTCCATCCTGTGCTACGGGATGGCTGTGGTGCTGATCCTGGCTTGTGGGATCGGGGGCATCATCCTGCTGTATAGCACGAGCAGCCGCTCTGGGGAGTGGCGGCTGGCGGTGGGCACCACGCTCTGCCTCCTGGCCCTGCTtgtgctgctgaagcagctgctgagctctgcaaTCCAGGACATGAACTGCATCCGCAGTCGGGATCAGATCGAGCTCCTGAAGAGCGGGGGATTCTCAGactgcctggtgctgctgctcagtgcCCTGGTGCTGCTTATTTGTGGGGTCGTGCTCACCACCCTCTCCACCACGACCatgcagctcagccctgcccggcCACTGGCCAGCATGTTCACCAGCGGGGTTGTCCTCCTGACTGCTGGCAGTGCcatcctcctctgcctgctgctctaCCTGCTCTGCACCTCCTGCCGCCAGGCTGCTCCTCGGAGCCTGGAGACTGGCGAGATCCGTGTCTTCACCATCTCCGGCCGCCTTGCTGCAAACAGGCGGCTTCCTCCCACCTCCAGCATGGCAAACCTCATCTGA